The genomic stretch CCTGTACCATCTCAGCCCCAATGGGCAGCGCTTCCGTAAGGCCTGCCGCCTGGTGCACGACTTCACAGATGCTGTCATCAAGGAGCGGCGCCACACTCTCCCTGATCAGGGTGTTAGTGACTTCCTTAAGGCCAAGGCTGAGTCCAAGACTTTGGACTTCATTGATGTGCTCCTGTTGACTAAGGTGAGCTTCTCAACAGGAGGACACTGGGGAGACATAGGCGGTATCTGTGAAGGGAGGGACGAACCAGAGCTAAACAGATCTTAGAGATGACTTGGTTGCAGCAGGGAACTCCATAGTCTGAAACTATGAAGGGTCTGAGATTTTAATCTATTTACAAGTTAATAAGTTAGTATACTACGcttatatctgtatatatatctACATTAACAGATGCTCCAAACACTTTGACCAATTCCATAAGTGAATAAGTGACATAAAAAGTCCAGTTATTATAGAAATACAGCAGCCTGAGTAGGATCATAGCAATGGTTCCCAATTCCCAACACTTCCTTCCCCAGGTGATGCAAGATTTTAACCTGTTCATGTAGCAGGGTTAATACCCTTGGAGAAAGACCCACACCTGATGAGTTTTTGAGCTTATATAGGACAGGTGGTACAACTGCTCTTATGGGGGGGGGAGAAGGAGGGAATGAACTTTATCTTGGAGAATAAACAAGTTGTCTTCAGTGGAAAGGTAAAGTCTATTGGCCTGAGAACCAAATTCCTCCAGGGACATAAGGTAAGATTCTCACTTGAGAGTGTGAGCAAATGTATTTGGAGTAATGCTTAATCTCCAAGGTAAATTTCCATTCAATAATCCTTTAATGCAAGTTCCAGTAACATTTTCTCAGAAATTCCtcatatgaaaatattcatggaTCATTAATTCCtcccaccagggacaaaataggAGGCAAGGAAGCAAGTAGAATGACTGTATGGTGGGGATTCTGGTGATGGTGACCAACAGAGGTCTAGGGGTGCAAGTGGCTTGGGTTTCTGGATTTCTTAAGACAGGTCTTAAGGAATTTTGTCAGTCACACTGAAGATCCTTCAGACCTGGTGTAATTGGGGTGGGGGATATCTTATTTTCTCTCCAGGATGAAGATGGAAAAGAGTTGTCAGATGAGGATATACGAGCAGAAGCTGACACCTTCATGTTTGAGGGTGAGGGCCCCAGTGTGGGACTACAGAGGGGGTGGAGGGTCTCTCCGTTCCATCAATGGGTTAGGTGGACCCTGGATCACTGCATTCTGTCCATTGTCCTCTTTCCCATCCTTCCTGGGACCTCAATGCTTGGGTGCTGTCCACCCTCTGGTGCTGAAACAGCCCAGAGGCCCAAGGCTGCCTGACTGCCCCTCAGGCCATGACACCACGGCCAGTGGTCTCTCCTGGGTCCTGTACAACCTGGCGAGGCACCCAGAGTACCAGGAGCGCTGCCGGCAGGAGGTGCGAGAGCTGCTGAGGGACCGTGATCCTAAAGAGATTGAGTGGTGAGTGAGTCCTCAAGGCTCTCCCCGAGCCCCTCTCATGGGCTCTGCTCCCCAGGTGGGATGCTCGTGATTCCATTATTGCCTTGATAGGAACCAATTCAGAGCTAGGGCCTAATACCCAGCCTGACTAGCAAGGGTACGTTTGCAAGATTTGGGAACAGAACGATCTGAACTTATGGGAGAATCAGTGACAATGTGACAATCTGTGAGCGTAGCAGAGTCTGCTAGTCACAAGGTCAGGAAATGGACTTCCCCTCCACtccctttattttctctcaaagAGCACAAAGACACTTTTTCAAGGATCTTCAGCCCCTGAAAGTTTGTTCTTCTTCTGCACCCTAATTCTTACCTTCCTGTCCAATCCAAGGATTCATGGGAGACACCTGGAAGTAAAAGCCATCTCTTCTGTCCAGAGTACCTGCATCATTCATCCATGCAACCTTCATTCAGAAAACAGGCCCACACTATCTTCCCATGGTCTATTCCGTGCTCTGCCCTGTTCTGTGCTAGAGACCCAAGAGGGAAACAGCCCAGGGATCTGCCTTCCAGGAGTTCTCAGATTGGTGGGCAAACAGTCCCAGGTGGGGACACTAAGCATACAAGGGTAGGGATGGGGTTGAGAGTCAGAAACAAGGCTCGAGGTAAAATAACTGTTTTGACTGAGATCCTGAATGAtcagaagaatttattttttttcatcagaGGAACAGTGCTAGGTCAAGAAGCAAGTCTTAACTAAAGTGGAAGGTGCAGGATGCGGGGAGAAAaacaggaggaggggagaaggaagagaaaaagacaggCAGGGGGGAGAGAGGTGGAGGTTTGTGTGTGAAGAGGAGAGGCATAGAGaaatggagaaggaagagaaagagggagaatacagagaaagggaggagggggacaGAGAGGCAGAGATAGGGTGATAAAGAAGAGCAATAGTAGGTATAGTGAGCTGGGTttagcagtgcacacctgtaatcccagctactcaggagactgaggtggagGATCAAGGTTTGGGGGCCAGACCTTgtcttgaaacaaacaaacaaaaaaaccaaactgaaaaagCAAccacccctacacacacacacacacacacacacacacacacacatacattaaatttgtgtatttttttctcacttgttttatttttattctgctcTGTGGTATCAAGAACACTTATTTTCATGCAAACCATTGACTTCTTTACAGTGGTTTTTTGGATGCTGTGTTTGAGGGAAAGCTTCTAAAGATACCTAGTTACATCTTCTACAGTCCTTTCCTAataccttccttttctttctcaactATTCAACCCATCTGGAGTTTATTTtatgagaaggagaaaagattttaCACAGAGGCTGGCAGACTCTGTTTTGGTCTCTggataatttgtgtgtgtgcggGGGTGGTTTTAGGGACGACCTGGCTCAGTTGCCCTTCCTGACCATGTGCATCAAAGAGAGTATGCGGTTGCACCCTCCAGTGACAGTCATCTCCCGCCGCTGCACCCAGGACGTGGCGCTCCCCGATGGCCGGGTCATCCCCAAAGGTACCCACAATGGCAGGAGGAGGCGGCTCCTGTGCAGGAAGAGGGCTCCATCAGGCAGTTGGACCTTGTCCCTTTTCTCCCACAGGTGTCATATGCCTCATCAGTATTTTCGGGACTCATCACAACCCAGCTGTGTGGCCGAACCCTGAGGTGCTGCCTTTCCCTCCTATTCTTGTCCACCGCAGGGTTCCTGAAGGTGGCGTGGCGTTTTGACCACCAAATCAAACATCACCTTCCCCCACCACACGCACCTCTGTCTCTCCCTGGGTGTGCTGGCAGACCCACCCAGCAACTGTGTCTTGGTGGATCTCTTCTCCAGGTCTATGACCCCTTCCGCTTTGACCCAGAAAATGCCAAGGACAGGTCACCTCTAGCTTTTATTCCTTTCTCCGCGGGACCTAGGTAAGGACCGCGGGAGTCTGAGATAGGGATGGAATGATGGCATCGGGACTCTGGGGATGGTAGTGCGGCAAGGGGGGTGGAGTTTCAAATGGTCAGTTGCTGGTGTCTTTACTGCGGCTCTTGTAAAACTTGTGTGCCAGGGTTTGGAGAGTGGGTGTTGGGTAGGTCCCCAAAGAGGTCGGTCCAAGAAGGTCCACCATGCGCTCGGAGCCCTCCCACTTTGGCTTCTAGGCTGAGTTGTGGGCAGGAGTCTGGGTCAGGCTTTGGGGACCATGGACGCCCACAGAGATCCAGGCACCTCAGCGCTCCTCGCTGCCCCTTGGTCTGATGGATGGGGGATCCCGGGTCAGGTTGTGGGCGGATGGGTCCTGGCTGGTGGTCCCTGGCACAGTGAGAGTCCCCACCCCGCCCGCAGGAACTGCATCGGGCAGACGTTTGCCATGAGCGAGATGAGGGTGGTGCTGGCGCTGACTCTGCTGCGCTTCCGAGTCCTGCCCGACGACACCGAGCCGCGCAGGAAGCCGGAGCTGATCCTGCGCGCCGAGGGCGGGCTCTGGCTGCGCGTGGAGCCGCTGAGCGCCAGCGCGGAGTGACCCGCCCAGGGCCGTCCCGGGACCCACCTGCCTCCACCCAGAACTACGTATGCAGATACCCAGGAATAAAATGGTTATCACCTGCGTTCGAGTCTCACCAAGCGTCAGCAGGGTGCGCCGGGGACGTCGGGCAACCAAAGCCGGAGGGCTAGGTGGGGGAGGCGCGGCCCAACCCTGACTGGTTCTGGCTGGCTTCACAGCCCCTGAACAGATGGCGGGAGTCGTGGGACGTGTTTGAGCAGAAGATGGAGCTAGATTAAGGGCAGGTTTGAGGCGCCGAGTCATGGAAGCAAACACTCAGAACACTAAATGTTTGCCATCCTTACCTCCGTTCGCATCTCCAACTATATCCTGTCTTTTCTCATCGTAGGGTTTTTCACTGTTTCTGTGGCTACTAAACTACTGTGTTTATTAAACATAGCAGGCTTAgttgtgttttcctttctcttgctcCCTCCCACCACCTTCTGCGTTTCTTACTTTTAGAGACAGAGCCTATACAGAGCAGCATCTAACTGCTGAGCTCAATTGTCTTGCTTCGTCCTCTGGATAGCTGGGCACTAGGCATGTGCCAGCAAACTGAGCTAAACATGATTGTTTTATATTGTGTCTGATCATTgaagtaactttatttttattctgttgctcttgctgattttttttttttttcactttttattggcTGGCTATCTTTACCTTGATGTTGGCTGTCATGATTGAAAGAATACTTGCAGAATGTGACAAAAGCAGTGTTCTGAGGATTATTCGAAAGGAAGATCAAGGCTTGTGGTACCCAAGGGCATTAGGGCAGTTTAATTTACTCTGAAATCACACATGTGGTCTCCTTT from Sciurus carolinensis chromosome 17, mSciCar1.2, whole genome shotgun sequence encodes the following:
- the LOC124968806 gene encoding cytochrome P450 4F1 isoform X2, whose translation is MPQLGLSWLGPQSMEASPWLLLLLAGISWFLARSLTWIYAFYKNSHRLKCFPQPPKRNWLLGHLGMVQPTEQGLKQVTELVGTYPQGFMTWLGPVIPLVTLCHPNIIRSVLNASAAVALKDVIFYSFLKPWLGDGLLLSSGDKWSHHRRLLTPAFHFNILKPYMKIFNDTTNVMHAKWQRLISEGSTRLDMFEHISLMTLDSLQKCVFSFDSNCQEKSSEYIAAILELSALVVKRHEQLLMHMDFLYHLSPNGQRFRKACRLVHDFTDAVIKERRHTLPDQGVSDFLKAKAESKTLDFIDVLLLTKDEDGKELSDEDIRAEADTFMFEGHDTTASGLSWVLYNLARHPEYQERCRQEVRELLRDRDPKEIEWDDLAQLPFLTMCIKESMRLHPPVTVISRRCTQDVALPDGRVIPKGVICLISIFGTHHNPAVWPNPEVYDPFRFDPENAKDRSPLAFIPFSAGPRNCIGQTFAMSEMRVVLALTLLRFRVLPDDTEPRRKPELILRAEGGLWLRVEPLSASAE
- the LOC124968806 gene encoding leukotriene-B4 omega-hydroxylase 3 isoform X4, with the translated sequence MFPAAPQTELALGSPGHGPTHRAGLEASDGAGGHLPSGLYDMAGPCHSPGHSVPSQHHPICAQCLSFLKPWLGDGLLLSSGDKWSHHRRLLTPAFHFNILKPYMKIFNDTTNVMHAKWQRLISEGSTRLDMFEHISLMTLDSLQKCVFSFDSNCQEKSSEYIAAILELSALVVKRHEQLLMHMDFLYHLSPNGQRFRKACRLVHDFTDAVIKERRHTLPDQGVSDFLKAKAESKTLDFIDVLLLTKDEDGKELSDEDIRAEADTFMFEGHDTTASGLSWVLYNLARHPEYQERCRQEVRELLRDRDPKEIEWDDLAQLPFLTMCIKESMRLHPPVTVISRRCTQDVALPDGRVIPKGVICLISIFGTHHNPAVWPNPEVYDPFRFDPENAKDRSPLAFIPFSAGPRNCIGQTFAMSEMRVVLALTLLRFRVLPDDTEPRRKPELILRAEGGLWLRVEPLSASAE
- the LOC124968806 gene encoding cytochrome P450 4F3 isoform X3 → MPQLGLSWLGPQSMEASPWLLLLLAGISWFLARSLTWIYAFYKNSHRLKCFPQPPKRNWLLGHLGMIQSSEEGLLYTQGLASTFGDVCCWWVGPWHPVVRIFHPAFIKPVLFAPAAVALKDVIFYSFLKPWLGDGLLLSSGDKWSHHRRLLTPAFHFNILKPYMKIFNDTTNVMHAKWQRLISEGSTRLDMFEHISLMTLDSLQKCVFSFDSNCQEKSSEYIAAILELSALVVKRHEQLLMHMDFLYHLSPNGQRFRKACRLVHDFTDAVIKERRHTLPDQGVSDFLKAKAESKTLDFIDVLLLTKDEDGKELSDEDIRAEADTFMFEGHDTTASGLSWVLYNLARHPEYQERCRQEVRELLRDRDPKEIEWDDLAQLPFLTMCIKESMRLHPPVTVISRRCTQDVALPDGRVIPKGVICLISIFGTHHNPAVWPNPEVYDPFRFDPENAKDRSPLAFIPFSAGPRNCIGQTFAMSEMRVVLALTLLRFRVLPDDTEPRRKPELILRAEGGLWLRVEPLSASAE
- the LOC124968806 gene encoding leukotriene-B4 omega-hydroxylase 3 isoform X7 → MFPAAPQTELALGSPGHAAVALKDVIFYSFLKPWLGDGLLLSSGDKWSHHRRLLTPAFHFNILKPYMKIFNDTTNVMHAKWQRLISEGSTRLDMFEHISLMTLDSLQKCVFSFDSNCQEKSSEYIAAILELSALVVKRHEQLLMHMDFLYHLSPNGQRFRKACRLVHDFTDAVIKERRHTLPDQGVSDFLKAKAESKTLDFIDVLLLTKDEDGKELSDEDIRAEADTFMFEGHDTTASGLSWVLYNLARHPEYQERCRQEVRELLRDRDPKEIEWDDLAQLPFLTMCIKESMRLHPPVTVISRRCTQDVALPDGRVIPKGVICLISIFGTHHNPAVWPNPEVYDPFRFDPENAKDRSPLAFIPFSAGPRNCIGQTFAMSEMRVVLALTLLRFRVLPDDTEPRRKPELILRAEGGLWLRVEPLSASAE
- the LOC124968806 gene encoding cytochrome P450 4F3 isoform X6 — encoded protein: MPQIQSSEEGLLYTQGLASTFGDVCCWWVGPWHPVVRIFHPAFIKPVLFAPAAVALKDVIFYSFLKPWLGDGLLLSSGDKWSHHRRLLTPAFHFNILKPYMKIFNDTTNVMHAKWQRLISEGSTRLDMFEHISLMTLDSLQKCVFSFDSNCQEKSSEYIAAILELSALVVKRHEQLLMHMDFLYHLSPNGQRFRKACRLVHDFTDAVIKERRHTLPDQGVSDFLKAKAESKTLDFIDVLLLTKDEDGKELSDEDIRAEADTFMFEGHDTTASGLSWVLYNLARHPEYQERCRQEVRELLRDRDPKEIEWDDLAQLPFLTMCIKESMRLHPPVTVISRRCTQDVALPDGRVIPKGVICLISIFGTHHNPAVWPNPEVYDPFRFDPENAKDRSPLAFIPFSAGPRNCIGQTFAMSEMRVVLALTLLRFRVLPDDTEPRRKPELILRAEGGLWLRVEPLSASAE
- the LOC124968806 gene encoding leukotriene-B4 omega-hydroxylase 3 isoform X8, encoding MPSIRTLIASNVSRSPPNGTGSWVTWACFLKPWLGDGLLLSSGDKWSHHRRLLTPAFHFNILKPYMKIFNDTTNVMHAKWQRLISEGSTRLDMFEHISLMTLDSLQKCVFSFDSNCQEKSSEYIAAILELSALVVKRHEQLLMHMDFLYHLSPNGQRFRKACRLVHDFTDAVIKERRHTLPDQGVSDFLKAKAESKTLDFIDVLLLTKDEDGKELSDEDIRAEADTFMFEGHDTTASGLSWVLYNLARHPEYQERCRQEVRELLRDRDPKEIEWDDLAQLPFLTMCIKESMRLHPPVTVISRRCTQDVALPDGRVIPKGVICLISIFGTHHNPAVWPNPEVYDPFRFDPENAKDRSPLAFIPFSAGPRNCIGQTFAMSEMRVVLALTLLRFRVLPDDTEPRRKPELILRAEGGLWLRVEPLSASAE
- the LOC124968806 gene encoding leukotriene-B4 omega-hydroxylase 3 isoform X5, which codes for MFPAAPQTELALGSPGHDPELRGRSAVHPGSGEHLWGCVLLVGGALAPSRPNLPPRLHQACALCSSFLKPWLGDGLLLSSGDKWSHHRRLLTPAFHFNILKPYMKIFNDTTNVMHAKWQRLISEGSTRLDMFEHISLMTLDSLQKCVFSFDSNCQEKSSEYIAAILELSALVVKRHEQLLMHMDFLYHLSPNGQRFRKACRLVHDFTDAVIKERRHTLPDQGVSDFLKAKAESKTLDFIDVLLLTKDEDGKELSDEDIRAEADTFMFEGHDTTASGLSWVLYNLARHPEYQERCRQEVRELLRDRDPKEIEWDDLAQLPFLTMCIKESMRLHPPVTVISRRCTQDVALPDGRVIPKGVICLISIFGTHHNPAVWPNPEVYDPFRFDPENAKDRSPLAFIPFSAGPRNCIGQTFAMSEMRVVLALTLLRFRVLPDDTEPRRKPELILRAEGGLWLRVEPLSASAE